In a genomic window of Sphingomonas koreensis:
- a CDS encoding demethoxyubiquinone hydroxylase family protein — translation MRWKPGDRRADIPSMIRVDQAGEYGATRIYAGQLAVMGDRHDMARAISGMANQEERHRAFFDALIAERGVRPTALQPVWNVAGFALGAATAALGPAAAMACTAAVETEIDLHYQEQLAALGSSDPVLSDAVAEFRAEELEHRDSALAAGAETAPAYPLLAGAIRLACRAAIAVSKRV, via the coding sequence ATGAGGTGGAAGCCGGGAGATCGCCGCGCCGACATCCCCTCGATGATCCGGGTGGATCAGGCGGGGGAATATGGCGCGACGCGCATCTATGCCGGGCAGCTCGCCGTGATGGGCGACCGGCACGACATGGCGCGCGCGATTTCGGGCATGGCGAATCAGGAGGAACGGCACCGCGCCTTCTTTGATGCGTTGATTGCCGAGCGCGGCGTGCGGCCGACCGCGTTGCAGCCGGTATGGAATGTCGCGGGCTTCGCGCTGGGCGCGGCAACCGCGGCGCTCGGCCCGGCGGCGGCGATGGCCTGCACCGCGGCGGTGGAGACCGAGATCGATCTCCACTATCAGGAACAGCTCGCCGCGCTGGGATCGAGCGATCCGGTGTTGTCGGACGCGGTGGCCGAATTCCGCGCCGAAGAGCTTGAGCATCGCGATTCGGCACTGGCGGCGGGCGCGGAGACGGCACCGGCCTATCCGCTGCTTGCGGGCGCGATCCGGTTGGCGTGCAGGGCTGCCATTGCGGTTTCGAAACGGGTATAG
- a CDS encoding disulfide bond formation protein B, whose translation MAPRRTAQALALLIPLGLIGGALYSQYVSGLFPCEMCMWQRYPHYAAIALAALSFAAKPVRDLLVWLAAIGIAISGAIGAFHAGVEYKWWEGLTQCATTFGSGGSALDAIMNAPLVRCDVAPWHFLGISLAGWNAIISLGGALVIAVLMLKRQRR comes from the coding sequence ATGGCACCCCGTCGCACCGCGCAGGCGCTCGCCCTGCTCATCCCGCTCGGCCTGATCGGCGGCGCGCTCTACAGCCAGTATGTCAGCGGGCTGTTCCCGTGCGAGATGTGCATGTGGCAGCGCTACCCGCATTATGCGGCGATCGCGCTTGCCGCCCTGTCCTTTGCAGCGAAGCCGGTCCGCGACCTGCTGGTGTGGCTCGCCGCGATCGGCATCGCGATCAGCGGTGCGATCGGCGCCTTCCATGCCGGGGTCGAGTATAAATGGTGGGAAGGGCTCACCCAGTGCGCCACCACCTTCGGCAGCGGCGGCAGCGCGCTCGACGCGATCATGAACGCGCCGCTGGTGCGCTGCGACGTCGCGCCCTGGCATTTCCTCGGCATTTCGCTCGCCGGGTGGAACGCAATCATCTCGCTCGGCGGGGCGCTGGTGATCGCCGTGCTGATGCTGAAGCGGCAACGCCGATGA
- a CDS encoding S41 family peptidase, with protein MIRPLLQVTAAVGALALIPVTTGAMASVDTSSYRELDAFMDVYARVKADYVEQVDDKTLIKGAIEGMLASLDPHSSYVDALAFDNMRLATDGNYGGLGLSVTMEDGAVKVVTPTEDTPAWRAGIKSGDFITHLDGKLIYGGTLDEAISQMRGEPGTKITVRIVRPGRDKPFDVSLTRETIVQKAVKWEVKDGIGILNINTFSATTASDMRAGIAAIEKQLGGKPKGYVIDLRANGGGLLNQAIEVTDAFLAHGEIVSQRGRDKADIERWYAKADDLARGLPLVVLVDAGTASASEIVAGALQDHHRALVLGEKTFGKGSVQTLLQLGPRTALRLTTARYYTPSGRSVQEGGIEPDLKVPQLTDADYKTRPVFREADLRRHLINETKVDNSVLEEDTKTDPRFAATIDELKKKGVEDFQLHYALQTIARTAAPTRMAEGGGAPKAGSKR; from the coding sequence ATGATCCGTCCCCTGCTTCAGGTCACCGCCGCAGTCGGCGCGCTGGCGCTGATCCCCGTCACCACCGGCGCCATGGCCAGCGTCGATACCTCCAGCTATCGCGAGCTCGACGCCTTCATGGACGTCTATGCGCGGGTGAAGGCCGACTATGTCGAGCAGGTCGATGACAAGACGCTGATCAAGGGCGCGATCGAAGGGATGCTCGCCAGCCTCGATCCGCACAGCTCCTATGTCGACGCGCTGGCGTTCGACAATATGCGCCTCGCCACCGACGGCAATTATGGCGGCCTCGGCCTCTCGGTCACGATGGAGGACGGCGCGGTCAAGGTGGTGACCCCGACCGAGGATACCCCTGCCTGGCGCGCGGGGATCAAGTCGGGCGACTTCATCACCCATCTCGACGGCAAGCTGATCTATGGCGGCACGCTCGACGAGGCGATCAGCCAGATGCGGGGCGAGCCCGGCACCAAGATCACCGTGCGGATCGTCCGCCCCGGCCGCGACAAGCCGTTCGACGTCTCCCTGACCCGTGAGACCATCGTCCAGAAGGCGGTGAAGTGGGAGGTCAAGGACGGCATCGGCATCCTCAACATCAACACCTTCAGCGCCACCACCGCATCGGACATGCGCGCCGGCATCGCCGCGATCGAGAAGCAACTGGGCGGCAAGCCCAAGGGCTATGTCATCGATCTGCGCGCCAATGGCGGCGGCCTGCTCAACCAGGCGATCGAAGTGACCGACGCGTTCCTCGCACATGGCGAAATCGTCTCGCAGCGCGGCCGCGACAAGGCGGATATCGAACGCTGGTACGCCAAGGCCGACGACCTTGCCCGCGGGCTGCCGCTGGTCGTGCTGGTCGATGCCGGCACCGCGTCCGCCTCGGAGATCGTCGCCGGTGCGCTGCAGGACCACCACCGCGCGCTGGTGCTGGGCGAGAAGACCTTCGGCAAGGGATCGGTGCAGACCCTGCTCCAGCTCGGCCCGCGCACCGCGCTGCGGCTCACCACCGCGCGCTACTACACCCCCTCGGGCCGTTCGGTACAGGAAGGCGGGATCGAGCCCGATCTCAAGGTGCCGCAGCTCACCGATGCCGACTACAAGACCCGGCCGGTGTTCCGCGAGGCCGATCTGCGCCGTCACCTGATCAACGAGACCAAGGTCGACAATTCGGTGCTGGAGGAAGACACCAAGACCGATCCGCGCTTCGCCGCGACGATCGACGAGCTCAAGAAGAAGGGCGTCGAGGACTTCCAGCTCCATTACGCGCTGCAGACCATCGCCCGTACCGCCGCGCCCACGCGCATGGCCGAGGGCGGCGGCGCGCCCAAGGCCGGCAGCAAGCGCTGA
- a CDS encoding murein hydrolase activator EnvC family protein — protein sequence MRRALTVTAVVALAAAGVSALPAQTDLAAQQGQLKAANKAAKTAEARARQLQQAAANERDEARRAKVREAAVAASIAAAEAQIMAARARTAIVDRLLAEQHRRLEAQQGPIARLIAALQSLARRPAMLGLLQPGSTADIVHVRAVLGGVAPVVRERSAGVRAEIARARRLREGAQIAARSLREGRERLETERLALVQMEAGHRLRPTGYRREAMIESDRALALGEQARDLVELMDTLGAAAETREALEALPGPLPRPGAGDSAEAPPPARIAPQGPPPYRLPVAGSLVTGLGEVSDAGVRARGLTLSTWAGAQVVAPAAGRVVYAGRFRRYGNIVILDHGDGWTSLIAGLDRVLARVGDAPVQGTPLGNAPRGEAPRITVELRRKGDAVDLAQLLD from the coding sequence ATGCGCCGGGCGCTGACCGTCACCGCCGTCGTCGCGCTGGCGGCTGCAGGCGTAAGCGCGCTTCCCGCCCAGACCGATCTCGCAGCGCAACAGGGGCAGCTCAAGGCCGCGAACAAGGCCGCGAAGACCGCCGAAGCACGTGCCCGCCAGCTTCAGCAGGCCGCTGCCAACGAGCGCGACGAAGCGCGGCGCGCCAAAGTGCGCGAGGCCGCGGTCGCCGCCAGCATCGCGGCGGCGGAAGCACAGATCATGGCGGCCCGGGCACGCACCGCGATCGTCGACCGGCTGCTCGCCGAACAGCACAGGCGGCTCGAAGCGCAGCAGGGGCCGATCGCGCGCCTGATCGCCGCGCTCCAGTCGCTCGCGCGGCGGCCGGCCATGCTGGGGTTGCTCCAGCCTGGCTCGACCGCGGACATCGTTCATGTCCGCGCCGTGCTTGGCGGCGTCGCCCCGGTTGTACGCGAACGCAGCGCCGGCGTGCGTGCCGAGATCGCACGCGCGCGCCGCCTGCGCGAAGGCGCGCAGATCGCCGCGCGCAGCCTGCGCGAGGGGCGCGAACGGCTGGAGACCGAGCGGCTGGCACTGGTGCAGATGGAGGCCGGCCATCGCCTGCGCCCCACCGGCTATCGCCGCGAAGCGATGATCGAATCGGATCGCGCGCTCGCGCTCGGCGAGCAGGCACGCGATCTGGTGGAGCTGATGGACACGCTGGGCGCAGCAGCGGAAACCCGCGAGGCGCTGGAAGCACTGCCCGGCCCGCTGCCACGCCCGGGTGCCGGGGATTCCGCAGAGGCTCCGCCCCCCGCGCGAATCGCGCCGCAGGGACCGCCGCCGTACCGGCTGCCGGTCGCCGGAAGCCTCGTCACCGGGTTGGGCGAAGTGTCGGACGCCGGCGTCCGCGCGCGCGGCCTGACGCTGTCGACCTGGGCAGGCGCACAGGTCGTTGCGCCGGCGGCGGGCCGCGTGGTCTATGCCGGACGGTTCCGCCGATACGGCAACATCGTGATCCTCGACCATGGCGATGGCTGGACCTCGCTGATCGCGGGTCTCGACCGGGTGCTGGCGCGGGTCGGCGACGCCCCGGTTCAGGGCACGCCGCTCGGCAACGCGCCCAGGGGAGAGGCCCCGCGCATTACCGTCGAACTGCGCCGCAAGGGCGATGCGGTCGATCTGGCGCAACTGCTCGATTGA
- a CDS encoding 23S rRNA (pseudouridine(1915)-N(3))-methyltransferase RlmH: protein MLLHIVARGRIGRGPEAELVGRYMKRVTWPHKITEMPDTGGRLPDLAPGTRRVMLDEKGENLPSRVLAERLQAWRDDGVRETRFLIGAADGFGDAERAEADLLIAFGRATWPHLMARAMLAEQLWRATSILANHPYHREG, encoded by the coding sequence ATGCTGCTGCATATCGTGGCGCGCGGGCGCATCGGGCGCGGGCCCGAGGCCGAACTGGTGGGGCGCTACATGAAGCGGGTGACCTGGCCCCACAAGATCACCGAGATGCCCGATACCGGCGGCAGGCTGCCCGACCTCGCGCCCGGCACGCGCCGGGTGATGCTCGACGAGAAGGGCGAAAACCTGCCTTCGCGCGTGCTCGCCGAGCGGCTCCAGGCATGGCGCGACGACGGGGTACGCGAAACGCGCTTCCTGATCGGTGCAGCGGACGGGTTCGGCGATGCCGAGCGGGCCGAGGCCGATCTGCTGATCGCCTTCGGCCGCGCGACCTGGCCGCATCTGATGGCGCGCGCGATGCTCGCCGAGCAGCTCTGGCGCGCGACCAGCATCCTCGCCAACCACCCCTATCACCGCGAGGGCTAG
- the rsfS gene encoding ribosome silencing factor, producing the protein MNASPHVSPSPEPQGSPNEAEALHKLVLTSLDDDQAVETVSIPLAGKSSIADYMVVASGKSTRQVASMANKLAEKIKAEFGRSPRIEGLPTADWVLIDAGDVIVHLFRPEVRTFYNLERMWAFGDTPPVGNA; encoded by the coding sequence TTGAACGCATCGCCCCATGTTTCGCCTAGTCCCGAGCCTCAGGGTTCCCCGAACGAGGCCGAGGCTCTGCACAAGCTCGTCCTGACCTCGCTCGACGACGATCAGGCGGTGGAAACCGTCTCGATCCCGCTCGCGGGCAAGAGCAGCATCGCCGACTATATGGTCGTCGCCAGCGGCAAGTCGACGCGCCAGGTCGCGTCGATGGCCAACAAGCTGGCGGAGAAGATCAAGGCCGAGTTCGGCCGCAGCCCGCGGATCGAGGGGCTTCCAACCGCCGACTGGGTGCTGATCGACGCAGGCGACGTGATCGTCCACCTGTTCCGGCCCGAGGTACGGACCTTCTACAATCTCGAGCGCATGTGGGCGTTCGGGGATACGCCGCCCGTCGGCAACGCGTAA
- a CDS encoding nicotinate-nucleotide adenylyltransferase, with translation MKRIGLLGGSFNPAHRGHRAISLHALRALELDEIWWMVSPGNPLKEAKGMAPFAARMASARAMAKHAPIRPTAVEQRLKTRYTVDTLSKLPLLYPKHQFIWLMGADNLAQFDQWKGWRRIAQKVAIAVIARPGYDRDAHASPAMGWLRRFVRPAGQAKNWTKWSLPALVLLRFRPDPTSATRLRAADPAWHRRYAPSPHHRTRVPGRQE, from the coding sequence TTGAAGCGGATCGGTCTTCTCGGCGGGTCGTTCAACCCGGCGCATCGCGGGCACCGGGCGATCTCGCTCCACGCCTTGCGTGCGCTGGAGCTGGACGAGATATGGTGGATGGTCTCGCCCGGCAATCCGCTCAAGGAAGCAAAGGGCATGGCGCCGTTCGCCGCGCGCATGGCGTCTGCCCGCGCCATGGCGAAGCACGCGCCGATCCGGCCCACCGCGGTCGAGCAGCGGCTGAAGACCCGCTACACCGTCGATACGCTGAGCAAACTCCCGCTTCTCTACCCCAAACACCAGTTCATCTGGCTTATGGGCGCCGACAATCTGGCGCAGTTCGACCAGTGGAAGGGCTGGCGCCGAATAGCGCAGAAGGTTGCGATTGCGGTGATCGCGCGGCCGGGCTATGATCGCGATGCCCATGCAAGTCCTGCAATGGGCTGGCTGCGGCGCTTCGTGCGGCCCGCAGGCCAGGCGAAGAACTGGACGAAGTGGAGTTTGCCGGCACTGGTGCTGTTGCGCTTCCGCCCCGACCCGACTTCGGCGACACGCCTGCGCGCCGCCGATCCTGCCTGGCACCGGCGCTATGCGCCGTCCCCACATCACCGCACGCGCGTCCCCGGGCGCCAGGAGTAG
- a CDS encoding glutamate-5-semialdehyde dehydrogenase, producing the protein MDTIAETSPTALIAELGARARAAAVTLAGLPAPAKAQGLRAAAAAIRADADAILAANARDVAAGEANGLSGALLDRLRLDPARLEGAAAGVEAVAALADPVGEVISTSERPNGLQLSRVRVPIGVIGIIYESRPNVTADAAALCVMSGNAAILRGGSEAVHSNRAIHAAFACGLADAGLPEDAVQLVPTTDRAAVGAMLKADGAIDLVVPRGGKSLVARVQEEARVPVLAHLDGINHTYIDGAADPDMARDLAVNAKMRRTGICGATETLLIDTAFADPAPILSALADTGCELRGDADIRAIDPRVVAANAEDWDTEYLDSILSVKRVDGVVGAMAHIAAHGSHHTDAIVTGDAATAERFLNGVDSAIVMWNASTQFADGGEFGLGAEIGIATGRLHARGPVALEGLTTYKWVVRGTGQTRP; encoded by the coding sequence ATGGACACGATCGCCGAAACCTCGCCCACCGCCCTCATCGCCGAGCTGGGGGCCCGCGCCCGCGCCGCCGCCGTGACGCTCGCGGGTCTGCCGGCGCCGGCCAAGGCACAGGGGTTGCGCGCCGCCGCCGCGGCGATCCGCGCCGATGCCGATGCGATTCTGGCCGCGAATGCGAGGGATGTCGCGGCGGGTGAGGCAAACGGGCTTTCGGGCGCGCTGCTCGACCGGCTCCGGCTCGATCCTGCCCGGCTCGAAGGCGCGGCGGCGGGGGTCGAAGCGGTGGCCGCGCTCGCCGATCCGGTCGGCGAGGTCATCAGCACCAGCGAGCGGCCCAACGGATTGCAGCTCAGCCGCGTGCGCGTGCCGATCGGGGTGATCGGCATCATCTATGAGAGCCGCCCCAACGTCACCGCCGACGCTGCGGCCTTGTGCGTGATGAGCGGCAATGCCGCGATCCTGCGCGGCGGATCGGAGGCGGTGCACAGCAACCGCGCGATCCACGCCGCCTTCGCCTGCGGCCTCGCCGATGCCGGGCTGCCCGAGGACGCCGTCCAGCTCGTCCCCACCACCGATCGCGCCGCGGTCGGCGCGATGCTCAAGGCGGACGGCGCCATCGACCTGGTCGTCCCGCGCGGCGGCAAGAGCCTGGTCGCGCGCGTGCAGGAGGAGGCGCGCGTGCCGGTGCTCGCGCATCTCGACGGCATCAACCACACCTATATCGACGGCGCCGCCGATCCGGACATGGCCCGCGACCTCGCGGTCAACGCCAAGATGCGCCGCACCGGCATCTGCGGCGCGACCGAGACGCTGCTGATCGACACCGCCTTCGCTGATCCCGCACCGATCCTGTCGGCACTCGCCGATACCGGCTGCGAGCTGCGCGGCGATGCCGACATCCGGGCGATCGACCCCCGCGTCGTCGCGGCCAATGCCGAGGATTGGGACACCGAATATCTCGATTCGATCCTGTCGGTGAAGCGCGTCGATGGCGTCGTCGGCGCGATGGCGCATATCGCCGCGCACGGATCGCATCACACCGACGCGATCGTCACCGGGGATGCCGCCACCGCGGAGCGGTTCCTCAACGGCGTCGACAGCGCGATCGTGATGTGGAACGCCTCGACCCAGTTCGCCGATGGCGGCGAGTTCGGGCTGGGCGCGGAGATCGGCATCGCCACGGGCCGCCTGCATGCGCGCGGCCCGGTCGCGCTGGAGGGGCTGACGACCTATAAATGGGTGGTGCGCGGGACCGGTCAGACGCGCCCTTGA
- a CDS encoding DUF3667 domain-containing protein — protein sequence MGEFDAAGEVVSGALMGRAVESHRGEAGQDGHGGICLNCGTTLTGPYCHRCGQAGHVHRTIGAIWHEILHGVVHFEGKLWNTLPMLCLRPGELTRRYIHGERARFVSPMAMFLFSVFTMFAVLQIMGISAPAQVGTAAQFEQGLVFARQNTESAIVDAMESRARAEPGSERAKKLDKRIAGLQRDLDEIKRIPFDLAKTSGRGIDFKTGWKRLDKGIEKANQNPGLALYKLQTNSYKFSWALIPLSIPFVWLLFFWKRRYKGYDHAVFVTYSLSFMSLLSIVLTIAGGLGLAIQIIATAALLIPPVHIYYQMKGAYRLRGWSALLRTSILLVCITLILPIFLLLLLGLGLTG from the coding sequence ATGGGGGAATTCGACGCAGCCGGTGAAGTCGTGAGCGGGGCACTGATGGGCCGCGCGGTCGAGAGTCATCGTGGCGAGGCCGGACAGGACGGCCATGGGGGCATCTGCCTCAATTGCGGCACCACGCTGACAGGCCCCTATTGCCATCGCTGCGGGCAGGCGGGGCATGTCCACCGCACGATCGGCGCGATCTGGCACGAGATCCTGCACGGCGTCGTCCATTTCGAGGGCAAGCTGTGGAACACGCTGCCGATGCTGTGCCTGCGTCCGGGCGAGCTGACGCGCCGCTACATCCATGGCGAGCGGGCGCGCTTCGTCTCGCCGATGGCGATGTTCCTGTTCTCGGTCTTCACGATGTTCGCGGTGCTCCAGATCATGGGCATCTCGGCGCCGGCGCAGGTCGGCACCGCCGCGCAGTTCGAACAGGGGCTGGTCTTCGCCCGGCAGAATACCGAAAGCGCGATCGTCGATGCGATGGAATCGCGCGCGCGGGCAGAGCCGGGCAGCGAGCGGGCGAAGAAGCTCGACAAGCGCATCGCCGGGCTCCAGCGTGACCTCGACGAGATCAAGCGTATCCCCTTCGACCTTGCCAAGACGAGCGGCAGGGGAATCGATTTCAAGACCGGCTGGAAGCGGCTCGACAAGGGGATCGAGAAGGCCAACCAGAATCCCGGCCTCGCGCTCTACAAGCTGCAGACCAACAGCTATAAGTTCAGCTGGGCGCTGATCCCGCTGTCGATCCCCTTCGTGTGGCTGCTGTTCTTCTGGAAGCGGCGGTACAAGGGCTATGATCACGCGGTATTCGTGACCTACTCGCTGTCGTTCATGTCCTTGCTGTCGATCGTGCTGACGATTGCGGGTGGACTGGGACTCGCCATTCAGATCATCGCGACGGCGGCGCTGCTGATCCCCCCTGTGCACATCTACTATCAGATGAAGGGCGCGTATCGCCTGCGCGGGTGGAGCGCGCTGCTGCGCACCTCGATCCTGCTGGTCTGTATCACGCTGATCCTGCCGATCTTCCTGCTGCTGTTGCTCGGGCTGGGGCTGACGGGCTGA
- a CDS encoding DUF2268 domain-containing putative Zn-dependent protease (predicted Zn-dependent protease with a strongly conserved HExxH motif): MFRTAFAALLLAALPAASGTEPEIRTADVDRFYALYDATGGKPDVTQIQRDYLDQASDGFAAFMRMRRITPERIAATMAADPGLYVRARECARHLPAIRTRLSASLGKLRTYYPEAQLPPVTLAIGRGKPVGTANVGGVMIGLEALCAADFMVADPEDRFVHVIAHEYIHVQQAAAGSDTDTGMTVLQASLIEGGAEFIGELMSGAVSYQHLARITKGREAEFEAGFLDDIDKPAEGSRWLYDGRGTAERPGDLGYWVGYRITKAYYARARDKRAAIRAIIELRDPKALLTASGWRPGVRL; the protein is encoded by the coding sequence ATGTTTCGAACCGCATTTGCCGCCCTGCTGCTTGCCGCCCTGCCCGCCGCGAGCGGCACGGAGCCCGAGATCCGTACCGCCGATGTCGATCGCTTCTACGCGTTGTACGACGCGACCGGCGGCAAACCCGATGTGACGCAGATCCAGCGCGACTATCTGGACCAAGCGAGCGACGGATTCGCCGCGTTCATGCGCATGCGCCGGATCACCCCGGAGCGCATCGCCGCGACCATGGCAGCCGATCCCGGCCTCTATGTCCGGGCCCGCGAATGCGCCCGGCACCTGCCCGCGATCCGCACCCGGCTGAGCGCGAGCCTCGGCAAGCTGCGCACCTATTATCCCGAGGCGCAGCTGCCGCCGGTCACGCTTGCGATCGGGCGCGGCAAGCCGGTGGGCACCGCCAATGTGGGTGGGGTGATGATCGGGCTGGAGGCGCTGTGCGCCGCCGATTTCATGGTCGCGGACCCCGAGGATCGCTTCGTCCATGTCATCGCGCACGAATATATCCATGTGCAGCAGGCTGCAGCGGGGTCGGACACCGACACCGGCATGACGGTGCTCCAGGCATCGCTGATCGAGGGCGGTGCGGAGTTCATCGGCGAGCTCATGTCGGGCGCGGTCAGCTACCAGCATCTCGCGCGCATCACCAAGGGCCGCGAGGCGGAATTCGAGGCCGGATTCCTCGATGACATTGACAAGCCGGCCGAGGGTTCGCGCTGGCTCTATGACGGCCGCGGCACCGCGGAACGGCCCGGCGATCTCGGCTATTGGGTCGGTTATCGCATCACCAAGGCCTATTATGCCCGCGCCAGGGACAAGCGCGCCGCAATCCGTGCCATCATCGAGTTGCGCGATCCCAAGGCATTGCTCACCGCCAGCGGCTGGCGTCCCGGAGTCCGGCTCTAG
- the ftsH gene encoding ATP-dependent zinc metalloprotease FtsH: MNDNDKQQGPDNNGGNPWMKSLLIWVGILAALALFVSLMNQPNQTAGSTIPYSTFLDKVQEGSVKDVNVSQTVITGTLTNDTKFRTNAVPDPQLIPKLREKGVTISARPEEGPSIWMYMLYNSLPFLLFLGIAFFVLRQMQKGSGSGAMGFGKSRARLLTQKEGRVTFDDVAGIDEAREELQEIVEFLRDPTKFARLGGKIPKGALLVGSPGTGKTLLARAIAGEAGVPFFTISGSDFVEMFVGVGASRVRDMFEQAKKSAPCIVFIDEIDAVGRHRGAGLGNGNDEREQTLNQLLVEMDGFEANEGIIIIAATNRPDVLDPALLRPGRFDRQVVVPRPDIEGRVKILQVHMKKVPLAPDVDARTIARGTPGFSGADLANLVNEAALMAARKGKRLVAMQEFEEAKDKVMMGAERRSMVMTDDEKRMTAYHEAGHAIVSLHEPASDPIHKATIIPRGRALGMVMRLPERDSYSYHRDKMYANLAVAMGGRVAEEIIFGYDKVSSGASGDIQYATGLARDMITKWGMSDALGPVEYSQPEGESFLGYSASQPRHMSNETQQLIDREIKATVEGGLTRARDVLTEHLDQLHTLAGALLEYETLSGEEIKKLLADGDIGRPDPAAPRGAVAAAGTSIPKTRRPKGPFGSPAPQGA, encoded by the coding sequence ATGAACGACAACGACAAGCAGCAGGGCCCCGACAACAACGGCGGCAATCCCTGGATGAAGAGCCTGCTGATCTGGGTAGGCATCCTTGCGGCCCTGGCGCTGTTCGTCTCGCTGATGAACCAGCCGAACCAGACCGCCGGATCGACGATCCCCTATTCGACCTTCCTCGACAAGGTCCAGGAAGGGTCGGTCAAGGACGTCAACGTCAGCCAGACGGTGATCACCGGCACGCTCACCAACGACACCAAGTTCCGCACCAACGCGGTTCCCGATCCGCAGCTGATCCCCAAGCTGCGCGAGAAGGGCGTGACGATCAGCGCGCGGCCTGAGGAAGGCCCGTCGATCTGGATGTACATGCTGTACAATTCGCTGCCCTTCCTGCTCTTCCTCGGCATCGCCTTCTTCGTGCTGCGCCAGATGCAGAAGGGCTCGGGCTCGGGTGCGATGGGCTTCGGCAAGTCGCGCGCGCGCCTGCTCACCCAGAAGGAAGGCCGGGTCACCTTCGACGACGTCGCCGGCATCGACGAAGCGCGCGAGGAACTGCAGGAGATCGTCGAGTTCCTGCGCGATCCGACGAAATTCGCCCGCCTCGGCGGCAAGATCCCCAAGGGCGCCCTGCTCGTCGGCTCGCCCGGCACCGGCAAGACCTTGCTCGCCCGCGCCATCGCGGGTGAGGCGGGCGTGCCCTTCTTCACCATCTCCGGCTCGGACTTTGTCGAGATGTTCGTCGGCGTGGGCGCGAGCCGCGTCCGCGACATGTTCGAACAGGCCAAGAAGTCGGCGCCGTGCATCGTCTTCATCGACGAAATCGACGCGGTCGGCCGTCATCGCGGCGCCGGCCTCGGCAACGGCAATGACGAGCGCGAGCAGACGCTCAACCAGCTGCTGGTCGAGATGGACGGGTTCGAGGCGAACGAAGGCATCATCATCATCGCCGCGACCAACCGTCCCGACGTGCTCGATCCGGCGCTGCTGCGTCCGGGCCGTTTCGACCGTCAGGTCGTGGTGCCGCGCCCGGACATCGAGGGCCGGGTCAAGATCCTGCAGGTCCACATGAAGAAGGTGCCGCTGGCACCCGACGTCGATGCGCGCACGATCGCGCGCGGCACGCCGGGCTTCTCGGGCGCCGATCTCGCCAACCTCGTCAACGAGGCGGCGCTGATGGCCGCACGCAAGGGCAAGCGCCTCGTCGCGATGCAGGAGTTCGAGGAAGCCAAGGACAAGGTGATGATGGGCGCCGAGCGGCGTTCGATGGTGATGACCGACGACGAGAAGCGGATGACCGCCTATCACGAGGCCGGCCATGCGATCGTCTCGCTGCACGAGCCGGCGTCGGACCCGATCCACAAGGCGACGATCATCCCGCGCGGCCGCGCGCTGGGCATGGTCATGCGCCTGCCCGAGCGGGACAGCTACAGCTATCACCGCGACAAGATGTACGCGAACCTCGCCGTCGCGATGGGCGGCCGCGTCGCCGAGGAGATCATCTTCGGCTATGACAAGGTCTCGTCGGGTGCGTCGGGCGACATCCAATATGCCACCGGCCTTGCCCGCGACATGATCACGAAGTGGGGCATGTCCGATGCATTGGGCCCGGTCGAATATTCGCAGCCCGAGGGCGAATCCTTCCTCGGCTATTCGGCCTCGCAGCCGCGGCACATGTCGAACGAGACCCAGCAGCTGATCGATCGCGAGATCAAGGCGACGGTCGAGGGCGGCCTGACCCGCGCACGCGACGTGCTGACCGAGCATCTCGACCAGCTCCACACGCTGGCCGGCGCGCTGCTCGAATATGAGACGCTGTCGGGCGAGGAGATCAAGAAACTGCTCGCGGACGGCGATATCGGCCGCCCCGATCCGGCCGCGCCGCGCGGTGCGGTCGCGGCAGCGGGCACTTCGATCCCCAAGACGCGGCGCCCCAAGGGCCCGTTCGGGAGCCCGGCACCGCAAGGCGCCTGA